A single region of the Nitrosomonas sp. Is79A3 genome encodes:
- a CDS encoding IS630 family transposase, producing MEKIDARTLRDEALHERRRQVIRLHKRGGKPGQIAQVTELSDTAVKKIIRLYEEGGAAGLKPGRRGRRTGDKRSLSEEQELRLQRLICDKRPGQLKMDFALWNRGAIRQLIEQECGISMPIRTVGHYLKRWGFTPQKPIRRADEQRPEAVKQWLNEQYPDIAKRARTEGGEIHWGDETGLVNTDVRGRGFAPKGKTPVTYAPGTRQRLSMIATVTNKGCARWQIIDGNFNSDRLIEFLELLIKDAGKKVFLILDNLRAHHSKPVKAWLEENKEKIECFYLPSYSPELNPEERLNSDLKQAIGSKVPVRTKEKLHAAVDDHMLMLQNNPERVASYFQDPYVKYAA from the coding sequence ATGGAAAAAATAGATGCAAGAACCTTAAGAGATGAAGCGCTGCATGAACGTCGCCGGCAAGTGATTCGTCTTCACAAGCGAGGCGGGAAACCTGGGCAAATAGCGCAGGTTACGGAGCTGAGCGACACGGCTGTGAAGAAGATTATTCGACTTTATGAAGAAGGTGGTGCAGCTGGACTAAAGCCTGGTAGACGCGGCCGACGTACGGGTGACAAACGCAGCCTAAGCGAAGAGCAGGAGTTGAGATTGCAACGGCTTATTTGTGATAAGCGTCCTGGGCAACTGAAGATGGATTTTGCGTTGTGGAATCGTGGGGCGATAAGACAGTTAATTGAGCAGGAATGTGGCATATCCATGCCGATACGCACGGTGGGACACTACCTCAAGCGTTGGGGATTTACCCCGCAGAAGCCGATCCGACGTGCTGATGAACAACGCCCGGAGGCGGTAAAGCAATGGCTCAATGAGCAATATCCGGATATTGCCAAGCGCGCTCGAACTGAAGGCGGGGAGATTCACTGGGGTGATGAGACAGGATTAGTCAATACGGATGTGCGAGGACGTGGCTTTGCACCCAAGGGAAAAACACCCGTGACCTACGCTCCTGGCACGCGGCAACGGCTGTCAATGATTGCCACTGTAACCAACAAAGGCTGTGCACGCTGGCAGATTATTGATGGAAATTTCAATTCAGATAGACTCATTGAATTTCTCGAACTACTGATCAAGGATGCAGGGAAGAAAGTGTTCTTGATCCTGGATAATTTGAGAGCGCACCACAGCAAACCAGTGAAGGCTTGGCTGGAAGAAAATAAGGAAAAGATCGAATGCTTTTATTTACCCAGCTACAGTCCGGAATTAAATCCAGAAGAAAGATTAAACTCAGATTTGAAGCAGGCTATCGGTTCGAAAGTTCCGGTGCGTACCAAGGAGAAATTACATGCCGCTGTCGATGATCATATGTTGATGCTGCAGAATAATCCAGAGCGCGTTGCTTCTTACTTCCAAGATCCGTACGTAAAATATGCCGCTTAA
- a CDS encoding CADD family putative folate metabolism protein, translating into MTTNTLLKQKITAIIGEKHLLKHPFYVAWTEGKLTQEQLRHYAEQYFYNVLAEPTYLSAVHFNTPHIHSESNSGDISVRQEVLKNLIDEEHGEKNHPALWKNFAFALGATDKSLANAAALPNTENLVSTFRDICLNRPFYAGLAALHAFESQVPDIAAVKIDGLAKFYGMKNPEDYEFFSVHEKADIYHSQAEWAIIERFADTSEKQAEVLSATKEACDALWSFLDGIHETYCANLICEKKEAAALH; encoded by the coding sequence ATGACAACCAATACCCTGCTCAAACAAAAAATTACAGCCATTATCGGTGAAAAGCACCTGCTCAAACATCCTTTCTATGTCGCCTGGACAGAAGGCAAACTGACGCAAGAACAATTGCGCCATTATGCAGAACAATATTTTTATAATGTTTTAGCTGAACCAACCTATTTAAGCGCTGTGCACTTTAATACACCGCATATTCATTCCGAGTCAAACAGCGGTGATATCAGTGTGCGTCAGGAAGTATTAAAAAATCTAATCGACGAAGAACACGGCGAAAAGAATCACCCGGCATTATGGAAAAACTTTGCTTTTGCACTGGGTGCAACTGATAAGAGCTTAGCTAATGCAGCCGCATTACCTAATACTGAGAATCTTGTTTCCACATTTCGCGATATTTGTTTAAATCGTCCATTTTATGCAGGACTTGCTGCGTTGCATGCATTTGAATCGCAAGTGCCTGATATTGCCGCCGTGAAAATTGATGGATTGGCTAAATTTTATGGCATGAAAAATCCTGAAGATTATGAATTTTTCTCGGTACATGAAAAAGCTGATATTTATCACTCACAAGCCGAATGGGCAATCATTGAGCGTTTTGCCGATACATCGGAGAAACAAGCTGAAGTACTTTCTGCTACCAAAGAAGCGTGTGATGCACTATGGAGCTTCCTGGATGGTATCCACGAAACATATTGTGCAAATCTAATATGCGAGAAAAAAGAAGCAGCGGCATTGCACTAA
- the metE gene encoding 5-methyltetrahydropteroyltriglutamate--homocysteine S-methyltransferase gives MVTTHSLGFPRIGRKRELKFALEKYWKGEISEQALLEIAIELRAQHWQDQAGLDWIPAGDFSLYDHVLDTSFMLGNIPARVSGLPGSAIDNYFRVARGRSVNDDSASSCVNAGEMTKWFDTNYHYIVPEFEKNTCFSLNSSHLLEQIQQARETRHQVKPVILGPVTYLWLGKSKDGTDKLDLLDDLLNTYAQLLHELENSGIEWVQIDEPILVMELAAEWKHALRKAYYQLQATPIKLLLTTYFGQLQDNLQLACELPVDGLHLDAITAKDEIAKVIDWLPTHKTLSLGVINGRNIWKTDLSATLDWLEPIAARLQERLWLAPSCSLLHVPVDLDNEQRLDTDIQSWLAFAVQKLNEVEVLAKALNHGRESVAEILQENYVAITSRKQSKRAHQAAVKARVLEINEAMGTRQSPYHQRTVVQRKKFQLPLFPTTTIGSFPQTQEIRQTRHDYREGKLTESEYRQAMQNEIKRCVQEQEALGLDVLVHGEPERNDMVEYFGEQLSGYAFTQFGWVQSYGSRCVKPPIIFGDISQSQAITTEWIQYAQSLTEKPMKGMLTGPVTMLNWSFVRDDQSRADTCVQLALAIRDEVIALEKAGIRIIQIDEAALREGLPLRKSQWNTYLDWAIRAFRITANGVKDETQIHTHMCYSEFNDIMEAIAQMDADVITIETSRSDMELLDAFDQFQYPNEIGPGVYDIHSPNIPSVESIIHLMEKAAQRIPAERLWVNPDCGLKTRNWEEVKPALRNMIAASRYLSSQAARNAG, from the coding sequence ATGGTAACAACGCACAGTCTGGGGTTTCCGCGTATCGGCAGAAAGCGAGAGTTAAAATTTGCTTTGGAGAAATACTGGAAAGGTGAAATTTCTGAACAAGCCTTATTAGAAATCGCAATCGAGCTTAGAGCACAGCACTGGCAGGATCAAGCCGGGCTTGACTGGATTCCGGCGGGTGATTTTTCGTTATACGATCATGTTCTGGACACCAGTTTTATGTTGGGCAATATTCCGGCGCGCGTCAGTGGATTACCGGGTAGTGCGATAGACAACTATTTTCGGGTAGCCAGGGGACGCTCGGTCAATGACGATTCTGCCAGTTCCTGTGTCAATGCCGGTGAAATGACAAAGTGGTTTGATACGAATTATCATTACATCGTACCCGAGTTTGAGAAAAATACGTGTTTCTCACTGAATTCCAGTCATTTGCTTGAACAGATTCAGCAAGCCAGGGAAACCCGTCATCAAGTCAAACCGGTCATTCTCGGTCCGGTTACTTATTTATGGTTGGGAAAATCCAAGGATGGTACCGATAAGCTTGATTTGTTGGATGATCTGCTAAATACCTACGCACAATTGCTGCATGAGTTAGAGAATTCAGGCATCGAGTGGGTACAGATCGATGAACCCATATTGGTAATGGAATTGGCTGCGGAATGGAAGCATGCTTTGAGAAAAGCTTATTATCAGCTACAGGCCACACCCATCAAACTGCTATTAACGACGTACTTTGGGCAACTGCAGGATAATTTGCAATTAGCCTGCGAACTGCCGGTTGATGGATTGCATCTGGATGCCATCACGGCCAAAGATGAAATTGCCAAGGTAATTGATTGGTTGCCAACGCATAAAACCCTCTCTTTGGGCGTTATCAACGGGCGTAATATCTGGAAAACTGATTTATCGGCAACACTGGATTGGCTGGAACCTATCGCTGCACGCTTGCAGGAGCGGCTGTGGCTTGCGCCATCCTGTTCACTGCTGCATGTGCCTGTTGATCTGGATAATGAACAGAGGTTAGATACGGATATTCAGTCTTGGCTGGCGTTTGCTGTGCAGAAGTTAAATGAAGTTGAAGTTCTGGCAAAAGCACTGAATCATGGCAGAGAGAGTGTTGCTGAAATATTGCAGGAAAATTATGTAGCGATTACCAGCCGCAAGCAATCCAAACGCGCACATCAGGCAGCCGTAAAAGCGCGTGTGCTTGAAATCAATGAAGCGATGGGGACGCGTCAATCACCCTATCATCAACGCACAGTCGTGCAACGGAAAAAATTTCAACTGCCGCTTTTCCCCACTACAACCATTGGATCTTTCCCGCAAACACAGGAAATTAGACAAACTCGCCATGATTACCGCGAAGGCAAGTTAACAGAATCAGAATATCGTCAGGCGATGCAAAATGAAATTAAGCGCTGCGTGCAAGAGCAGGAGGCGCTAGGATTGGATGTTTTGGTGCACGGCGAACCCGAACGCAATGATATGGTGGAGTATTTTGGCGAACAATTGTCTGGCTATGCTTTTACTCAGTTTGGCTGGGTGCAATCGTACGGGTCACGCTGTGTCAAACCGCCAATTATATTTGGTGATATCTCACAATCTCAGGCGATTACTACCGAATGGATTCAATACGCCCAATCATTAACCGAGAAACCGATGAAAGGCATGTTAACCGGGCCGGTAACCATGTTGAATTGGTCATTTGTGCGTGATGATCAATCGCGCGCAGATACCTGCGTGCAATTGGCGCTTGCGATTCGCGATGAAGTGATCGCTTTGGAGAAAGCGGGTATCCGGATTATTCAGATTGATGAGGCAGCATTACGAGAAGGGTTGCCGTTGAGAAAATCGCAATGGAATACCTATCTTGACTGGGCCATCCGCGCATTTCGTATAACTGCGAATGGCGTTAAAGATGAAACGCAGATTCATACGCATATGTGTTATTCAGAATTCAATGACATTATGGAAGCCATTGCTCAAATGGATGCGGATGTCATTACGATCGAGACTTCGCGATCCGATATGGAATTGCTCGATGCATTTGATCAATTTCAGTATCCCAACGAGATTGGCCCAGGCGTGTATGATATCCATTCGCCCAATATACCTTCTGTGGAATCAATCATTCATTTGATGGAGAAAGCAGCGCAACGTATTCCTGCTGAGCGTTTGTGGGTGAATCCTGATTGCGGATTGAAAACGCGTAATTGGGAAGAAGTGAAACCGGCATTACGCAATATGATTGCTGCAAGCCGGTATTTATCCAGCCAAGCTGCGCGCAACGCAGGTTAG
- a CDS encoding LysR family transcriptional regulator, translated as MIEHSHLKIIQALHANGTLTEAANALCLSQPALSHQISYLEKKLGVALWEREGRSLRLTQAGTLLLDVANQVLPVLSQAEKTLEAYSEGRQGILRIGVECYPCFEWLTGVIGQYMQQMPGIDIDIVQKFQFSGLEGLLNHHIDVLITPDLVKKEKIGYEILAEYQLVLLAAANHPLAESKQLTPELLSKETLLTFPVPLERLDILTHFMTPAHLEPEKLKQIESLEIMLQMTALQRGVCVLPEWLADIKNKDFKFNKIRIGKKGLYQKLYLAMREPDKTIPYIRQFIAVGQKTAKNSPI; from the coding sequence ATGATCGAACACAGTCACCTGAAAATCATTCAAGCCCTGCATGCAAACGGCACACTCACTGAAGCTGCCAATGCGCTATGTCTTAGCCAACCGGCCTTATCGCATCAAATCAGCTATCTGGAAAAGAAGTTAGGAGTAGCGCTATGGGAACGCGAAGGCCGCAGCCTGCGCCTAACTCAAGCGGGCACTCTGCTATTGGATGTAGCCAATCAGGTATTGCCAGTATTATCACAGGCAGAAAAAACGCTCGAAGCCTACAGCGAAGGCCGGCAAGGCATTTTGCGCATCGGCGTGGAATGCTACCCCTGTTTTGAATGGCTCACCGGCGTCATTGGACAATACATGCAACAAATGCCCGGCATCGATATTGATATCGTGCAGAAATTCCAGTTTTCCGGACTGGAAGGATTACTGAACCATCATATTGATGTATTGATCACACCCGATCTGGTCAAAAAGGAAAAGATCGGCTATGAAATCCTGGCGGAGTATCAACTGGTTCTGCTGGCAGCGGCCAACCATCCTCTGGCAGAGAGTAAACAACTCACCCCTGAGCTTTTGAGCAAAGAAACCTTATTAACTTTCCCGGTTCCACTGGAAAGATTGGATATTCTGACGCATTTCATGACACCCGCTCACCTGGAACCGGAAAAACTAAAACAGATCGAATCATTGGAAATCATGCTACAAATGACCGCACTTCAGCGCGGCGTTTGCGTACTACCTGAATGGCTGGCCGATATTAAAAACAAAGATTTTAAGTTCAATAAAATTCGTATTGGCAAGAAAGGGCTGTATCAGAAATTGTATTTAGCAATGCGGGAACCGGATAAAACGATTCCTTATATCCGACAATTTATCGCGGTGGGGCAGAAAACGGCCAAAAATTCACCTATATAA
- a CDS encoding SIR2 family protein: MFSREERDYDKVLSSKLLKEAKYPELFEQMRLVNQSRYFTFLSDRFRPQHTSGVYKRFIRALCKLPNVYIVTTNVDEALEHSLPEHFTIQRSDIERLPQLLHQRSRFICKLHGSASSVESMVFSKSDYESLQLNNAYLEAMRTIFSNTTVLFLGYGLRDEYVFQNLQTCSTIRPLFGTGPHFIVTSEERNELPAIVRRIRYEADATDHRDVIQILEVIADFTPSQSIQTANEDEKTISSQQSIYYIADLITPGTWTTSQTFNLESFPGAIQPHLIVGEGYVNGEIELYNYSALHDIVVGLLCFDIVCISIDHLVRVHNLLGPEAFWIFVESGSLRLVIPPPTPSVFFADERSPVGDLGLMSQGSNNSLCGEFSSLSISERIRKQLLPVKGKENEAERLFQHLESSVFDVSKAKLSESVAEKTRGALMNPSIRRMLGVSQGTPRNVIPRWLSFPILRLAKVISSGIICQHIQASSARMIFGSEKLASVAFSTVEAKEWTESAASYVLTGCFNSDIGAIILKEPSLLLGILKFRESSGGASFRCEVAQRLAADDGSQIVTAINAGLSQALPPSILQRARDQFSGLFIPRSTSSVNMPIVWGDLHNSEERIARWRKRSRTSLDEELRHHKLGPYDECPCGSGEKLKFCCQEALS, translated from the coding sequence ATGTTCTCAAGGGAAGAACGTGATTATGATAAGGTCTTGTCGTCTAAGTTACTAAAAGAAGCCAAATATCCCGAGTTATTTGAGCAGATGCGTCTCGTGAACCAGTCTCGATATTTCACATTTCTGTCAGACCGGTTTCGTCCACAACATACAAGCGGAGTGTACAAACGTTTTATAAGGGCACTATGTAAACTTCCGAATGTGTACATTGTTACGACCAACGTTGACGAAGCGCTGGAACACAGTTTACCCGAACATTTTACTATTCAGCGTTCTGACATCGAACGCCTTCCACAACTACTTCATCAACGATCTCGATTTATTTGCAAGCTACATGGTTCAGCCAGTTCAGTAGAGTCCATGGTTTTCTCAAAGAGTGACTACGAGTCGCTCCAATTGAACAATGCTTATCTTGAAGCTATGCGGACAATATTTTCGAATACAACCGTGTTGTTTCTTGGATACGGTTTGCGAGACGAGTACGTGTTTCAAAACCTTCAGACGTGCTCGACTATACGCCCATTATTCGGTACGGGGCCGCATTTCATAGTTACATCGGAAGAACGAAACGAACTTCCTGCAATAGTACGGCGAATACGATATGAAGCTGATGCGACCGACCACCGTGATGTCATTCAGATTTTAGAAGTAATTGCTGACTTCACCCCAAGTCAATCTATACAAACTGCGAACGAGGACGAAAAAACAATTTCTAGTCAGCAAAGCATCTACTATATTGCCGATCTTATTACCCCAGGTACTTGGACAACTTCTCAGACATTTAACTTAGAATCATTTCCGGGCGCTATTCAGCCACATTTGATTGTTGGGGAAGGCTATGTTAACGGTGAGATTGAGCTTTATAACTATTCGGCTTTGCATGATATTGTTGTTGGATTGCTATGTTTCGACATAGTTTGTATATCAATAGACCATTTAGTTCGTGTGCATAATCTTCTTGGTCCCGAAGCGTTTTGGATTTTTGTCGAAAGCGGTTCACTTCGTTTGGTTATCCCTCCGCCGACTCCTTCAGTTTTTTTTGCTGACGAACGATCACCAGTTGGTGATTTAGGATTGATGAGTCAAGGTTCAAATAATAGTTTGTGTGGAGAATTTTCTTCGCTAAGTATATCTGAACGTATCCGTAAGCAGCTTTTGCCCGTTAAAGGTAAGGAGAATGAAGCTGAGAGGCTTTTCCAGCATCTTGAGTCGTCTGTTTTTGATGTGTCGAAAGCGAAGTTATCAGAGTCAGTTGCGGAAAAAACACGTGGAGCACTCATGAATCCTTCAATACGTCGCATGTTAGGGGTTAGTCAAGGCACACCAAGAAATGTTATCCCTCGGTGGTTGTCATTCCCAATTCTCCGGCTTGCCAAAGTGATAAGCAGCGGAATTATCTGTCAGCACATTCAGGCGAGTTCAGCCAGAATGATTTTTGGTAGTGAAAAGTTGGCGAGTGTTGCGTTTTCTACGGTTGAAGCGAAAGAATGGACTGAGAGCGCTGCCAGTTATGTTTTGACAGGGTGTTTCAATTCAGATATCGGAGCAATAATACTAAAAGAACCAAGCTTACTCCTTGGTATACTGAAATTTCGAGAATCTTCGGGTGGAGCGAGCTTTCGTTGCGAAGTTGCACAGCGTCTTGCTGCCGATGATGGAAGTCAAATCGTTACCGCGATCAATGCTGGGCTTAGCCAAGCTCTTCCTCCCTCTATACTCCAGCGAGCGCGCGATCAATTTTCAGGACTTTTTATTCCTCGTAGTACTTCTTCTGTGAATATGCCAATTGTGTGGGGTGATCTTCACAACTCTGAAGAACGAATTGCTCGGTGGCGGAAACGGAGCCGAACCTCGCTAGATGAAGAATTAAGGCATCATAAATTGGGACCATATGACGAGTGCCCGTGCGGCTCAGGAGAGAAGCTAAAGTTCTGTTGTCAAGAAGCTTTGTCTTGA
- a CDS encoding YqaA family protein, whose translation MDEQSSLLALFTSSFLAATLLPGGSEAVLVGILLAYPELHWQALILATIGNTLGGMSSYLIGRFLPDEKTLLKKSGGSTRGLEWVRQHGTPILLLSWAPLIGDLLCVAAGWLRANWLWALVFIAAGKFARYWVIATAIN comes from the coding sequence ATGGACGAACAATCAAGCCTTTTAGCTTTATTTACCAGCAGTTTTCTCGCAGCCACGCTGCTTCCTGGTGGATCTGAAGCTGTACTCGTGGGTATCTTGCTGGCATACCCAGAACTGCATTGGCAAGCGCTGATTCTGGCAACTATAGGCAATACATTGGGTGGCATGAGCTCTTATTTAATTGGCCGGTTTCTACCGGATGAAAAAACATTATTGAAAAAATCGGGAGGTAGTACACGGGGATTGGAATGGGTGCGTCAGCATGGCACCCCTATTCTGCTGTTATCCTGGGCACCGCTGATTGGTGATCTATTATGTGTGGCTGCCGGTTGGCTACGAGCCAACTGGCTATGGGCTTTGGTATTTATTGCTGCGGGGAAGTTTGCCCGCTATTGGGTGATTGCTACAGCTATCAACTAA
- the grxD gene encoding Grx4 family monothiol glutaredoxin: MNVEDLIEQQITTHPVVLYMKGTLDQPQCGFSANAVNILKACGVDNIFSVDVLADPEIRQGIKDYSNWPTIPQLYVNGEFIGGSDIVTEMYQSGELQKLFEN, translated from the coding sequence ATGAATGTTGAAGATTTAATCGAACAACAAATTACCACACATCCGGTTGTGCTCTATATGAAAGGTACGCTTGATCAGCCGCAATGTGGTTTTTCGGCTAACGCTGTGAATATTCTGAAAGCTTGTGGTGTTGATAATATTTTTTCTGTCGATGTGCTGGCAGATCCGGAAATCAGACAGGGTATTAAGGACTATTCAAACTGGCCGACGATTCCTCAGTTATATGTGAATGGAGAGTTTATAGGTGGTTCGGATATCGTGACTGAAATGTATCAGAGCGGTGAATTACAGAAACTGTTTGAGAATTGA
- the prmC gene encoding peptide chain release factor N(5)-glutamine methyltransferase: MQPGTITQALTSACRGIDRVDARLLLQHVLDVEHAFLLTHPDKVLTSQQTDEFSRLVKRRSEGMPVAYLIGRRDFYDLTFKVTEAVLIPRPETELLVELALKLIPDNQFCKVLDLGTGSGAIAITIAKHRPQSQITAIDLSSEAISVSRWNTANLEVNNISLRTGSWFDELSGEKFDLIVSNPPYVAENDPHLQQGDLRFEPQMALSTGNNGLACIRHIIATAPDYLVNNGWLLLEHGYDQAAACRRLLGDRDFSNICSYPDLAGIMRVSGGQLNFIM; this comes from the coding sequence ATGCAACCAGGAACCATAACACAGGCATTAACATCGGCGTGTCGAGGGATTGATCGCGTAGACGCGCGGTTGCTGTTACAGCATGTGTTAGATGTAGAGCATGCTTTTTTACTGACTCATCCGGATAAAGTACTAACTTCGCAACAGACTGATGAATTTTCCCGTTTGGTTAAGCGGCGCAGTGAGGGTATGCCAGTTGCCTATCTGATTGGGCGACGAGACTTTTATGATCTGACTTTTAAAGTCACGGAAGCGGTTTTAATACCCCGCCCGGAGACTGAATTGCTGGTTGAATTGGCATTGAAACTAATACCGGACAATCAGTTTTGTAAGGTACTGGATTTGGGAACGGGCAGCGGCGCAATCGCTATTACTATCGCAAAGCATCGCCCGCAATCACAAATAACTGCGATTGATTTGTCATCGGAAGCTATTTCGGTATCCCGGTGGAATACCGCGAATCTGGAAGTGAATAATATTTCTCTTAGAACAGGAAGCTGGTTCGATGAACTTTCCGGGGAGAAATTTGATCTGATTGTATCAAATCCGCCGTATGTGGCAGAAAATGATCCGCACCTGCAACAAGGTGATTTGCGTTTTGAACCGCAAATGGCGCTGTCTACGGGTAACAACGGATTGGCATGTATTCGCCACATTATCGCTACAGCACCGGATTATCTTGTTAATAACGGATGGTTGCTGCTAGAGCATGGCTATGATCAAGCCGCTGCGTGCAGGCGACTATTGGGGGATAGGGATTTTAGTAATATTTGTTCCTACCCGGATTTGGCTGGCATAATGCGCGTAAGCGGCGGTCAATTGAATTTTATAATGTAG
- the prfA gene encoding peptide chain release factor 1: MNRNITDRLTRLSVRLEELNQLLSSESVTSNLDNYRKLTREHAEIVPIVELYRAYQLSERDIQTAREMHADLEMRSFAEAEIQAGKEKLVKLESEIQKQLLPKDPNDERNIFLEIRAGTGGDESALFAGNLFRMYSRYAERRSWQVEIISQSLSEIGGYKEIIAKIIGQGAYSRLKFESGGHRVQRVPVTETQGRVHTSTCTVAVMPEADEVSEVVLNPAELRIDTYRASGAGGQHINKTDSAVRITHLPTGIVVECQDGRSQHKNKAQALSVLAARIHDKQMRAQHAEQAATRKSLVGTGERSERIRTYNFPQGRVTDHRINLTLYKMDQIMDGDIDELCSALMAEHQAELLAASVQE; the protein is encoded by the coding sequence ATGAACAGAAATATCACGGACAGGCTCACTCGCTTGAGTGTGCGTTTGGAAGAATTAAATCAATTGCTGAGCAGCGAATCCGTGACTTCCAATCTGGATAACTATCGCAAGCTCACACGGGAACATGCTGAGATTGTTCCGATTGTTGAACTCTACCGAGCTTACCAGCTCAGTGAGCGCGACATACAAACCGCACGGGAAATGCATGCCGATCTGGAAATGCGTTCTTTTGCGGAAGCTGAAATACAGGCCGGAAAAGAAAAGCTTGTTAAGCTGGAATCGGAAATTCAGAAACAGCTACTCCCGAAAGATCCCAATGATGAGCGCAATATTTTCCTGGAGATACGCGCAGGAACAGGGGGAGATGAATCTGCTCTATTTGCCGGTAACTTGTTTCGTATGTATTCCCGTTATGCGGAAAGACGCAGCTGGCAAGTTGAGATTATTTCACAAAGCTTGTCTGAGATCGGCGGGTATAAGGAAATTATCGCCAAAATCATTGGGCAGGGCGCGTATTCCCGGCTTAAATTCGAATCCGGCGGCCACCGCGTGCAACGCGTACCTGTTACCGAAACGCAAGGACGCGTGCATACCTCAACGTGTACCGTAGCTGTTATGCCGGAGGCGGATGAAGTCAGTGAAGTGGTGCTAAATCCTGCTGAGTTGCGTATTGATACTTATCGTGCCTCTGGTGCAGGCGGTCAGCATATTAATAAAACCGATTCGGCGGTGCGCATAACCCATTTACCGACTGGTATTGTCGTGGAATGTCAGGATGGGCGTTCGCAACATAAAAACAAAGCGCAAGCGCTGAGTGTGTTGGCTGCCCGTATTCATGACAAACAAATGCGAGCGCAACATGCCGAACAAGCCGCCACGAGAAAGTCGCTGGTAGGGACTGGCGAGCGATCGGAACGGATTCGTACTTATAATTTTCCTCAAGGGCGTGTGACGGATCATCGAATTAATCTGACTCTCTATAAAATGGATCAGATTATGGATGGTGACATCGATGAACTATGTTCGGCATTAATGGCTGAACATCAGGCAGAACTATTGGCAGCCTCGGTACAAGAGTAG